TCGGCCACCGCGGTGCGTGCGGCGAACGCCCGGAGAACACGCTCGCCTCCTTCGAGCTCGCGCTCGCGCAGGGCGCCGACGTGATCGAGACCGACGTGCACCTGACGCGCGATGGCGAGGTGGTCGTACTGCACGACGCCGACGTCGCGCGCACGACGAATGCGCGCGGCGACGTGGGCAGCCTGACCTGGGCGGAGCTCGCGCAGCTGGACGCGGGCTTCCGCTTCACCGCGCCGGACGGGAGCACGCCGTTCCGCGAGCGCGGCATCCGCATCCCGCGGCTCGCGGACATCCTCGACCGCTTCCCGGACACGTACTTCAACATCGAGCTGAAGCGCAGCGACGAGCGGCTCGTGCCGGAGGTGCTCGACTTGTTACGCCGCCGCGGTCGCGAGGCGCGCACGCTGCTCGCGGCCGAGCACGACGACACGATGCGCCTCTTGCGCAGCGCGGTCTCCGAGCGCGGCAGCAAAGTCGCGATCGGCGCCTCGGTGGGCGACGTGCTCGGCTTCGTGCGCGCGGCCGTCGAGCGCGTGCCGCCGCCGCCCGGCCCGATGGCGCTGCAGATCCCTCCCGAGTTCGTGGGCCGCCCGCTGGTCACGCCCGAGCTGCTCGCGCACGCCCGCGAGT
The nucleotide sequence above comes from Deltaproteobacteria bacterium. Encoded proteins:
- a CDS encoding glycerophosphodiester phosphodiesterase; the encoded protein is GHRGACGERPENTLASFELALAQGADVIETDVHLTRDGEVVVLHDADVARTTNARGDVGSLTWAELAQLDAGFRFTAPDGSTPFRERGIRIPRLADILDRFPDTYFNIELKRSDERLVPEVLDLLRRRGREARTLLAAEHDDTMRLLRSAVSERGSKVAIGASVGDVLGFVRAAVERVPPPPGPMALQIPPEFVGRPLVTPELLAHAREYGVQVHVWTINDTAEMKRLLSLGVDGIMSDFPARLRAVVDERPRA